A stretch of Geomonas oryzisoli DNA encodes these proteins:
- a CDS encoding TadE family protein, giving the protein MITNAVVVDSDIYWGITMNNHKGQAIVETAIILPLLIVLVMGLFEYGRYMYLKNTLNNAARAAARTAVVTPKYDSVTHKDGMAPSDTSHTLSCTDAEFIASPGNGAVYKTVCNSIFNGIPKNEVVVNIAYTELATPAGLSAGDSVSIQLTWDKYEALLPKLIPITNILTGEASMRYE; this is encoded by the coding sequence ATGATTACCAATGCTGTTGTGGTGGATAGTGATATCTATTGGGGAATTACAATGAATAACCATAAGGGGCAAGCGATAGTTGAGACTGCGATAATACTTCCCTTGCTTATTGTGCTGGTTATGGGCCTTTTTGAATACGGAAGGTACATGTATCTGAAGAACACGCTCAACAATGCCGCGAGGGCAGCCGCAAGGACAGCGGTCGTGACGCCCAAGTACGATTCTGTGACCCACAAGGATGGAATGGCGCCAAGCGACACCAGCCATACCTTGAGCTGCACGGATGCCGAGTTCATAGCCTCCCCGGGGAACGGGGCAGTGTACAAGACGGTCTGTAACTCGATCTTCAACGGGATCCCTAAAAACGAGGTGGTGGTGAATATCGCATATACGGAATTGGCCACTCCTGCAGGACTTAGCGCGGGTGACAGTGTCAGCATCCAGCTTACCTGGGACAAATATGAGGCCCTGCTTCCCAAGCTTATTCCGATCACCAACATACTTACAGGTGAAGCCTCAATGCGTTATGAATAA
- the cpaB gene encoding Flp pilus assembly protein CpaB — translation MTRPKAVIVVAILALVFAGIAAWLTFSYLQGETDKTKAAQPQSIVVAAADIPTGSTIGEPQLKVTSWPKDSIPQGSSADPKLLIGRVAIRPISKGDAVTEQKLKPKAAVGGSGFMTYIIPLGHRAVTVAVNEVAGVAGFITPNDRVDVVLTTSIPTSQNEKISKIILQNVPVLATGQITEQKEGKPVVVPTVTLDLTPDDSERLVLGASRGSLQLLLRNIADSGPTDARGATIAKVLAGSAPPPAAAPVSAPAPKQAKVVAKRPAVKKVRVAPVSQAPAPRSSHTVTLIDGGVRTTKEFVLQ, via the coding sequence ATGACTCGACCAAAGGCGGTAATTGTTGTTGCGATTCTTGCTCTTGTCTTCGCAGGGATTGCAGCTTGGCTCACCTTCAGTTACCTGCAAGGGGAGACAGATAAAACCAAGGCGGCGCAACCGCAGAGCATCGTCGTTGCGGCCGCTGATATCCCTACTGGCAGTACCATTGGCGAACCGCAGTTGAAGGTGACCTCTTGGCCGAAGGACAGCATCCCCCAAGGCAGTTCAGCAGATCCTAAACTTCTCATAGGCCGCGTTGCCATTCGTCCCATCTCAAAGGGAGACGCTGTCACTGAGCAGAAACTCAAACCTAAGGCTGCTGTGGGCGGCTCAGGTTTCATGACGTACATCATTCCTCTCGGGCATCGCGCAGTGACGGTCGCCGTCAATGAGGTTGCTGGTGTGGCCGGCTTTATAACTCCCAATGACCGGGTTGATGTCGTTCTCACCACCTCCATTCCGACATCCCAAAACGAAAAAATCAGCAAAATTATTCTTCAGAACGTGCCGGTGCTGGCCACCGGACAGATCACGGAGCAAAAGGAAGGGAAACCGGTGGTGGTTCCCACCGTCACTCTTGACCTCACCCCCGATGACTCCGAGCGGCTTGTCCTTGGCGCCAGCAGAGGATCGCTGCAACTGCTGCTTAGGAATATAGCTGATTCCGGACCGACCGACGCGAGGGGGGCGACCATAGCCAAGGTGCTTGCCGGTTCGGCCCCACCGCCCGCCGCTGCACCGGTGTCCGCACCGGCACCTAAACAGGCCAAGGTGGTGGCGAAGCGTCCGGCAGTCAAGAAGGTCCGCGTTGCGCCGGTCTCACAGGCACCTGCCCCACGTTCCAGCCACACCGTGACCCTGATAGACGGTGGCGTACGCACCACCAAGGAATTCGTCCTTCAATAG
- a CDS encoding type II and III secretion system protein family protein, with translation MIIVLKKQLQLLVWALLVTCACVTAAHAGVALEVGLYKSILVDFKSQNKKIVLVTLANTKKESQEKDVEQTVQVAKPGTADPSNVAPASAARKRSSESDTGNTNKFVVPEVLSEYVLKLDGISIGSTSMIIWTKAEGDERPVPTFFDLRVVGDRETIQSQMKDIAPKDSIEVQYANDTVVLSGNVANDQTRSKAQDLAKAFSSKVINNITVNEPQQVLLQVKVAQVDKTSLKKLGISFLVKGNTGEGFSNLVSGPSGALTGTAPALGDFSSLGSFQAGVSYFPSGLSTVLQALSSKGLARVLAEPNLLVKSSQEGNFLAGTKIPLSIIESSNGTATTTIRYETVGIKLKFKPEVLESGMISLKINPAEVSSIQGYLPVNGYPIIDTRNVDTSVELRDGESLVLAGLLQEEEIKNMSKIPLLGDIPILGALFRSTSKDIKEKELVFFITPKIVKPLAPGVKTELPTDKKLAPEQERELSWMPLGK, from the coding sequence ATGATAATCGTCCTTAAAAAACAACTGCAGTTGCTGGTCTGGGCGTTGTTGGTGACCTGTGCGTGCGTGACGGCGGCACATGCCGGCGTAGCTCTGGAGGTAGGACTCTATAAGAGCATCCTGGTGGACTTCAAGAGCCAGAACAAGAAAATCGTTTTGGTGACCCTGGCCAACACGAAGAAGGAATCCCAGGAAAAGGATGTCGAGCAAACGGTTCAGGTTGCCAAGCCGGGCACCGCCGACCCTAGCAACGTGGCCCCCGCCAGTGCGGCAAGGAAGAGATCTTCTGAGTCGGATACGGGCAACACCAACAAGTTTGTGGTGCCCGAGGTTCTGTCGGAATACGTGCTTAAACTGGACGGCATTAGCATCGGCAGCACCAGCATGATCATCTGGACGAAGGCTGAGGGTGACGAGCGTCCGGTTCCCACCTTCTTTGACCTTAGAGTCGTAGGCGACCGTGAAACGATACAGAGCCAGATGAAGGATATTGCTCCCAAAGACAGCATCGAAGTCCAATATGCCAACGACACTGTCGTGCTTTCGGGTAACGTCGCAAACGACCAGACCAGGAGCAAGGCCCAGGATCTCGCAAAGGCCTTCTCCTCCAAAGTCATCAACAACATAACCGTCAACGAACCGCAGCAGGTGCTGCTACAGGTGAAGGTCGCACAAGTCGACAAGACCTCCCTTAAAAAGCTTGGCATCAGCTTTCTGGTCAAGGGCAACACGGGTGAAGGGTTTTCCAACCTGGTTTCCGGACCGTCCGGAGCTCTCACAGGCACAGCACCGGCCTTGGGTGACTTTTCATCTCTGGGATCTTTCCAGGCAGGCGTGTCCTATTTCCCATCAGGTCTAAGCACGGTACTTCAGGCACTTAGTTCAAAGGGGCTTGCCAGAGTTCTTGCCGAGCCGAATCTTTTGGTGAAAAGCTCTCAAGAAGGCAACTTCTTGGCGGGGACCAAGATCCCCCTGAGCATCATCGAAAGCTCAAACGGTACAGCAACAACAACCATCAGGTATGAGACCGTCGGCATAAAGCTTAAATTCAAACCCGAGGTGTTAGAATCAGGCATGATCTCCCTCAAAATCAATCCTGCGGAGGTAAGCAGCATCCAGGGGTATCTGCCGGTAAACGGGTATCCTATCATTGACACCCGTAACGTTGATACGAGCGTCGAGCTGAGAGACGGTGAAAGCCTTGTCCTCGCAGGCCTGCTTCAGGAGGAGGAAATCAAGAACATGTCAAAGATCCCCCTGCTCGGTGATATTCCCATTCTGGGGGCTCTGTTCCGTTCCACCAGTAAAGACATCAAAGAGAAGGAGCTTGTGTTCTTCATAACCCCGAAGATCGTTAAACCTTTGGCGCCAGGGGTAAAGACCGAATTACCAACCGACAAGAAGCTTGCTCCTGAGCAGGAGAGGGAACTGTCATGGATGCCTTTAGGAAAATAA
- a CDS encoding pilus assembly protein TadG-related protein, whose protein sequence is MDAFRKIRRRDQKGFALVYIALMIVVLVGFVSLAVDLGYIYVAKGQLQNAADAAALAGASMNLSDSLTVRAKAKQFAAINKAAGDPVVITDSDITIGHWDAATSSFTTSSPINAVKVVARRTEAGASAAEQGKVQTFFGKVFSLLPSGGEGWAEMSAAASAIAARPPRPTIPVALCQTACSKTIPPELKFFFKEAGPGGTPPPPELTLGWTDFSFSSQATDLGPQSDIAKYIHGELHPPDVCNQAIYTNNGVGEAVQELMQEFNANKNSDGYWEVIVPILSDGVNKDGVSVPACPPGDQPIPYPLSSFAIAWISDVVKGASPGVTFSKLECLPCNDPRLVGGTPTLVK, encoded by the coding sequence ATGGATGCCTTTAGGAAAATAAGGAGACGCGATCAGAAAGGGTTCGCGCTGGTTTATATCGCCCTCATGATCGTAGTCCTCGTGGGATTCGTAAGTCTTGCCGTGGATCTTGGTTATATCTATGTGGCCAAGGGCCAATTGCAAAATGCTGCCGATGCTGCTGCACTCGCTGGTGCGTCGATGAATCTGTCAGATTCTTTAACGGTTAGGGCCAAAGCGAAACAGTTTGCGGCAATAAATAAAGCGGCTGGCGATCCTGTCGTAATCACAGACAGTGACATTACCATCGGTCACTGGGATGCTGCCACATCCAGTTTTACGACCTCATCTCCCATCAATGCAGTTAAGGTGGTTGCACGTAGAACCGAAGCCGGCGCTAGTGCCGCAGAGCAAGGAAAGGTTCAAACTTTTTTCGGCAAGGTTTTCTCGTTGTTGCCAAGCGGTGGAGAAGGATGGGCAGAAATGTCTGCGGCAGCTTCTGCCATTGCCGCTCGTCCGCCTAGACCAACCATCCCTGTCGCACTGTGTCAGACTGCCTGCTCTAAAACGATTCCTCCCGAACTTAAGTTCTTCTTCAAGGAAGCTGGTCCAGGTGGAACCCCGCCTCCTCCTGAACTTACATTGGGATGGACGGACTTTTCTTTCAGTTCTCAAGCGACTGATCTTGGCCCCCAAAGCGACATTGCGAAATACATACACGGGGAATTACATCCTCCTGACGTCTGCAACCAAGCGATTTATACCAACAATGGTGTAGGCGAGGCCGTCCAAGAGTTGATGCAGGAATTCAACGCCAATAAAAATTCCGACGGTTACTGGGAAGTCATTGTTCCCATCCTTTCCGATGGGGTCAACAAGGATGGCGTAAGCGTCCCAGCGTGCCCACCTGGGGATCAGCCTATACCTTATCCGCTATCCAGCTTTGCTATCGCATGGATTTCCGATGTTGTAAAAGGGGCTTCTCCCGGTGTCACCTTCAGTAAGCTTGAATGTCTGCCATGTAACGATCCTAGACTGGTTGGCGGTACACCTACTTTGGTCAAATAG